A genomic stretch from Pieris napi chromosome 18, ilPieNapi1.2, whole genome shotgun sequence includes:
- the LOC125058681 gene encoding uncharacterized protein LOC125058681: MSRSRKILSLCLEPNDHHNTVTDDLSIVAEDTQPKDVEENCDTSNKENTYYHINEPTTHIPNLQVECNRIENEDCNLQEPESTGEETDDSVKDRDYKLSSKKRSKNLVVSRQRSSSTSSTNSSSSSSSSSSSSSSSSSSSDTPSSNRNSPTSTSVLLSLNKQTNQDNNECLPSTSKEINLNSIHSPIPNETVVQGNFNTRKRRRGEAQWKQNITKVLRNSGLPYQTKSGRNISKKQMKPSCGEGCRLKCSYFLTDEIRIQIFDSYWALKDLEKQRLFIHKHIQQIEIKFRSTKAQKNRKINYAFYFEVEGSLKRVCKTMFKNTLDINDRTIRTVTEKSTGGFLKEDERGKHGKHYTVGDTIKNDIRNHIKRIPKIESHYLRAQTTREYIDGGKTISDLHRDYVNECKQDGRNFGNYVMYSRIFNGEFNLGFFVPKKDRCELCVAYENAVPESKLLLKKKYDEHLVDKVLSREEKKRDKIALKENKNLIVSVYDLQAVLQVPRGDVSVFYYKSKLNNMNFTISKLKAEESGKKKKRQQTEDDSYNGDTIVNNSITDCYFWHEGQGNRGSDEIGSCLLKYIEKELHDYEGDQLADIVFYSDNCCGQNKNKFIVGLYMYAILKFSNLNSITHKFLIAGHTQNEGDAIHSVIEKQIKRSLKTGPIYVPSQYVQIIKEAKKTGEPLRVNELSHTDFINLKRLVSDLGITTLNKLKISEVKMMMITKAAPNILKYKTSYTDIEWSETNLLSRNKKIIVPDLKQVYAAKIEIKERKKNDLMTLLLNNHIPSFYANFYNSL; the protein is encoded by the coding sequence ATGTCCAGATCCAGAAAAATATTGTCATTATGTCTGGAACCCAATGACCATCATAACACAGTAACTGATGACTTGTCTATTGTGGCGGAAGATACGCAACCAAAAGATGTAGAAGAAAATTGTGACACGTCAAATAAAGAGAATAcatattatcatataaatgAACCTACTACACACATTCCCAACTTACAGGTAGAATGTAATAGAATAGAGAATGAAGACTGTAATTTGCAAGAACCCGAATCTACGGGTGAAGAAACAGACGATTCTGTTAAAGATCGTGATTATAAATTGTCTTCCAAAAAGCGTAGCAAGAATTTAGTAGTTTCTCGTCAGCGATCATCTAGTACTTCATCTACAAATTCCTCTTCGTCTAGTTCATCCTCATCTAGTTCATCTTCATCTAGTTCATCCTCTTCTGATACTCCTTCGTCTAATAGAAATTCTCCAACATCTACCTCTGTACTATTGTCacttaataaacaaacaaatcaaGACAACAATGAATGCTTGCCTTCAACTTCCAaagaaattaacttaaatagtATTCATTCTCCAATACCAAACGAGACCGTAGTACAGGGAAATTTCAATACACGTAAGAGACGCCGTGGAGAGGCACAATGGAAGCAGAATATAACAAAAGTTTTACGAAACTCTGGATTACCCTATCAAACGAAGTCCGGACGAaatatttctaagaaacaaatGAAACCAAGTTGTGGAGAAGGTTGTAGACTTAAATGCAGCTATTTTCTTACCGATGAAATAAGAATTCAAATCTTTGATTCTTATTGGGCTTTGAAAGATTTAGAGAAACAGAGACTATTCATTCACAAACACATACAACAGATAGAGATAAAGTTTCGGTCTACCAAAGCACAGAAAAATCGAAAAATCAACTATGCATTTTACTTTGAGGTTGAAGGTTCATTAAAAAGGGTTtgcaaaacaatgtttaaaaatacattggatattaatgatagaacaattAGAACTGTAACAGAGAAATCTACTGGAGGATTTTTGAAAGAAGATGAAAGAGGGAAACACGGTAAACATTATACTGTAGGTGACACTATAAAAAATGATATAAGAAATCATATAAAACGTATACCGAAAATTGAAAGTCATTATTTAAGAGCACAAACAACACGAGAATACATTGATGGAGGAAAGACTATATCTGACTTACATAGAGATTATGTGAATGAATGTAAACAAGATGGACGCAACTTTGGAAACTACGTAATGTACAGTCGTATTTTTAACGGTGAATTTAATTTAGGATTTTTTGTGCCAAAAAAAGACAGATGTGAATTATGTGTAGCTTATGAAAATGCAGTTCCCGAAAGTAAACTGTtgctcaaaaaaaaatatgatgaaCATTTAGTGGACAAGGTTTTATCCAGGGAAGAAAAAAAGCGAGATAAAATAGCcctaaaagaaaacaaaaacctGATTGTATCTGTATACGATTTACAAGCAGTTTTACAGGTACCTCGTGGTGATGtttctgttttttattataagagcaaattaaataatatgaactTTACGATAAGCAAATTGAAAGCAGAAGAATcgggaaaaaagaaaaaaaggcaACAGACTGAAGACGATAGTTACAATGGAGACACTATTGTAAATAACAGTATTACCGATTGTTATTTTTGGCACGAGGGTCAGGGTAATCGGGGTTCAGATGAGATTGGTAGCTGTTTgcttaaatatatagaaaaagaatTGCATGATTACGAGGGTGACCAACTAGCtgatatagttttttattcgGATAACTGTTGCggccaaaacaaaaataagtttattgttGGATTGTACATGTATGCAATATTGAagtttagtaatttaaattctattactcataaatttttgataGCCGGACATACGCAAAACGAAGGTGATGCCATACATTCGGTAATCGAAAAGCAAATAAAACGTTCCTTGAAAACTGGTCCAATTTACGTGCCAAGTCAGTacgtacaaataattaaagaggCTAAGAAAACTGGGGAACCACTAAGAGTTAATGAACTATCACACaccgattttattaatttaaaaagattagtTAGTGATCTAGGTATTACTACTTTAAATAAGCTAAAGATTTCTGAAGTTAAAATGATGATGATTACCAAAGCCGcaccaaatattttaaagtacaaAACGTCGTACACTGACATTGAATGGTCTGAAACTAATTTACTTtctcgaaataaaaaaataatagttccTGATCTAAAGCAAGTTTATGCTGCTAAAATAGAGATTAAGGAACGGAAAAAGAATGACTTAATGACATTACTTCTTAACAACCACATTCCTAGTTTTTATGCCaacttttataatagtttataa